Proteins from a genomic interval of Aspergillus flavus chromosome 7, complete sequence:
- a CDS encoding P-loop containing nucleoside triphosphate hydrolase protein codes for MDTTNVGIVCPPYSDNAFGPRITTACRSFDFTLLFEDAFFSLLPAALFLLILPGRVLYLARTSVKVRSHRLAIYKIISLSILLILHIVYTILQRETAVLRTTLSTAAEVVQSLAIAGCIVLSILEDRSLISPSSLLSLYLSVLTILGIPRLRSLSLIQTENVCQGMWTAIFIITVLAVIQQSLCKIGFLHTCYGDIGREQRVGFWSRSFYTWVIPLLRQGYRDILEVEQIPKADTRLDSQYSLRKLQHAWENTKPKHRLVKAVLRAYLDTLLLGVPSRLVLSAFTFCQPFLINTTIHLFQENGEDVRLYSRMLILAFALNYAGMAISRAVYARQTNRLAAMARAGLISIIYQHTTALTRSEVQDIAAVTLMGTDVERIWISLKILHDCWASLLEVAVAIYLLERQVRAACVVPAIVSLVCLCGTFPISTRMATAQRAWVEKVQVRLTVTSTMLASIKTVKMLGLTDVLYSMISSLRQMELNTSQRFRKLLLWTVSLSNIPLDFAPFATFGVYAIISVINNDKSLLTAQAFTSLSLISLMTSPLLTFVQAVPQLLQSQACYDRIEAYLSRNPITQNDQALVPNVFEKTASNNSISLSPCSRHGIDKNTLISFRGADISWSSKSEPVFKNFSLDIGQGITMIIGPVGSGKSTLIETIIRETIVQKGHINTNFSDVAYCGQTPWIMNKSIRYNITCEDLVDEEWYNQCLSICSLKKDLMLFLAGDMYVPGSDGNGLSGGQKQRIALARALYSKLPVAVLDDVFSGLDLDNIRMISENLFGKNGFFRGAGRSVILATHTNSLLSFADEIIVLDKGAVSSRGSYTEIFSAVPRVALQSLEQIDEEDVHTTDEKINANSPISLAVDNKAKPRVDQQELDLSRRDGTWGVYRFYVQNAGLWTTCCFVISAFLAALVMTFCTIWIQWWADSNAKHPNAELGRYLGVYAVLSVLNITLYIWSTYLLFIKVINHTGVGLHTILLKTTLNAPLAFFYQTDSGTTTNRFNQDMDIIDMRLPSAAVGFIGGLALCVVKLVVLCVMGKYLAISLPFLIGAIILIQRVYLRTCRQLRLLDIEAKSPLYSQFLETLKGLSVIRTFGWESRLHHLFEENMNYSQRPFYMLLSVQQWLTIVLDLVLAGMAVILVAITTSLRDKFTPGEVGVALNLVLTFNQSLVQTINSWTQLEISIGAVSRVQQFAKTPSERRTSAANAAASHGWPREGTVVFDRVTAGYGPSNPPVLRNVSLNIKAGQKIAICGASGSGKTSLFMAILQMIDIQCGSILVDGTCLSDLDPEVVRSRVNVIPQEPFFLPETVRYNLDPHAKVTDDRLELAIQKVGLWDRVSGNGGLNMQLNPSTWSSGERQLLALARALVRDSPLLLLDEAASSVDDTTATFTQQIIEEEFRDHTILAILHRFACIERYDYIVVLERGEVVEFDSPTVLLGRDSKFRTLYTAMEKED; via the exons ATGGACACAACTAACGTCGGTATTGTATGCCCACCTTATAGCGACAATGCTTTCGGTCCTCGAATAACCACGGCTTGTCGCAGTTTTGATTTTACTCTGTTATTCGAAGATGCCTTCTTCAGTCTGCTACCTGCCGCCCTCTTCTTATTGATTCTGCCAGGCAGGGTGCTGTATCTTGCTAGAACATCTGTCAAAGTGCGATCGCATCGACTAGCCATCTACAAAATC ATCTCACTAAGCATTTTACTTATTCTTCATATCGTCTATACAATCCTCCAACGAGAAACTGCCGTTCTACGAACCACACTGTCGACAGCGGCAGAAGTAGTACAGTCGTTGGCGATTGCGGGATGTATCGTCCTTTCTATCCTAGAAGATCGAAGTCTTATCTCCCCTTCGTCTTTGCTCAGTCTTTACTTATCTGTCCTGACAATTCTTGGCATCCCGCGGTTACGCTCACTATCGCTGATACAGACAGAAAATGTTTGCCAAGGCATGTGGACAGCAATATTTATAATCACCGTCCTCGCTGTGATACAACAGTCACTGTGCAAAATCGGGTTCCTGCATACTTGCTACGGTGATATTGGAAGAGAACAGCGTGTGGGATTTTGGAGCAGGAGCTTCTATACCTGGGTGATACCATTGCTTCGACAAGGGTATCGGGATATCCTTGAGGTCGAACAGATTCCGAAGGCTGATACAAGGTTAGACTCGCAATATTCACTACGAAAATTGCAACATGCCTGGGAGAATACAAAACCTAAACACCGACTTGTCAAGGCCGTCTTGCGCGCGTACCTGGACACCCTCCTGTTGGGAGTCCCCTCTCGCTTGGTGTTGAGTGCATTCACCTTCTGCCAGCCTTTTCTTATCAACACCACCATTCATTTGTTTCAGGAGAACGGGGAGGATGTTCGCCTTTATAGCAGGATGCTCATTCTAGCGTTTGCGTTAAATTATGCTGGCATGGCG ATATCAAGAGCCGTGTATGCACGCCAGACGAACCGCCTCGCCGCCATGGCCCGAGCCGGTCTTATTTCCATCATCTACCAACATACGACCGCCTTAACAAGAAGCGAAGTTCAAGACATCGCAGCCGTCACACTGATGGGGACTGACGTTGAGCGAATATGGATTAGCTTGAAAATCTTGCATGATTGTTGGGCATCGCTACTCGAAGTTGCGGTCGCAATCTACTTGCTAGAGCGCCAGGTCCGAGCAGCGTGTGTAGTACCTGCCATTGTTTCCCTGG TTTGCCTCTGTGGTACATTTCCTATCTCGACCCGCATGGCAACGGCGCAGAGAGCATGGGTCGAGAAAGTTCAAGTCAGGCTTACCGTCACCTCAACGATGCTTGCGAGCATAAAGACTGTTAAAATGCTTGGTTTGACAGATGTTCTCTATTCGATGATATCTAGCCTGCGGCAGATGGAGCTAAATACTTCACAGCGATTTCGAAAACTACTTTTATGGACAGTTTCTCTCT CTAATATCCCCCTCGACTTTGCCCCGTTTGCAACATTTGGGGTTTATGCGATAATATCTGTGATCAATAATGATAAATCTCTTCTAACTGCCCAGGCCTTTACCTCGCTCTCCCTGATATCTCTAATGACCTCTCCGTTGTTGACGTTTGTGCAAGCCGTCCCACAGCTGCTACAATCCCAAGCTTGCTATGACCGAATCGAAGCCTACCTTTCAAGGAATCCTATTACGCAAAATGACCAAGCCTTAGTGCCCAATGTGTTCGAGAAAACTGCATCAAATAACTCTATCTCCTTATCACCTTGCTCTAGGCATGGAATAGACAAAAACACCCTCATCTCTTTCCGTGGGGCTGACATATCTTGGTCCTCGAAGTCCGAGCCTGTGTTCAAAAATTTCAGTTTAGATATTGGGCAGGGGATTACTATGATCATCGGCCCTGTTGGCTCGGGGAAGTCCACGTTGATTGAAACTATTATTAGAGAGACAATTGTCCAGAAAGGACACATTAACACCAACTTCTCAGATGTCGCGTACTGTGGTCAAACACCATGGATTATGAACAAGAGTATTCGATACAACATCACATGTGAAGACCTGGTGGACGAGGAATGGTACAACCAATGCCTTTCTATATGTTCTCTCAAGAAAGACTTGATGCTCTTCCTGGCGGGTGACATGTACGTCCCTGGAAGCGATGGCAATGGCCTTAGTGGAGGGCAAAAGCAGCGAATA GCTCTTGCCCGGGCACTCTACTCCAAGCTTCCTGTCGCGGTCTTGGATGACGTTTTCAGCGGTTTGGATCTCGATAATATACGGATGATTTCTGAGAACCTTTTTGGGAAGAATGGCTTCTTCCGTGGAGCAGGAAGGTCGGTCATTCTGGCAACCCATACTA ATTCTTTACTCTCATTTGCTGATGAAATTATCGTCCTCGACAAGGGCGCAGTCAGCAGTAGAGGATCGTATACTGAGATCTTTTCAGCCGTCCCAAGAGTCGCCCTGCAGTCTCTAGAACAAATCGACGAAGAGGACGTCCATACCACTGACGAGAAAATAAACGCTAACTCCCCGATATCATTGGCAGTTGATAATAAAGCAAAACCCAGGGTTGACCAGCAAGAGCTCGACCTTTCTAGACGCGATGGCACATGGGGTGTCTATAGATTCTATGTCCAAAATGCTGGTCTGTGGACCACCTGCTGTTTTGTGATCAGTGCCTTCTTGGCAGCGTTAGTAATGACATTTTGCA CTATCTGGATTCAATGGTGGGCTGACTCCAATGCAAAACATCCTAACGCTGAACTGGGGCGTTACCTTGGGGTATATGCCGTTTTAAGCGTCTTGAATATCACTCTCTATATATGGTCCACCTA CCTGCTCTTCATCAAGGTGATAAATCATACTGGCGTGGGCCTGCACACAATCCTTCTGAAAACAACACTCAATGCACCCCTTGCCTTCTTTTATCAAACAGACAGTGGCACTACAACAAACAGATTCAACCAAGACATGGATATTATTGATATGAGACTACCATCTGCAGCGGTTGGTTTCATCGGGG GGTTGGCTCTATGCGTGGTAAAGCTCGTAGTACTGTGCGTGATGGGCAAGTATCTCGCTATCTCCCTACCTTTCTTGATAGGAGCGATCATATTAATCCAAAGGGTCTATCTGCGGACCTGTCGCCAATTACGATTACTTGATATCGAGGCCAAATCACCACTTTACTCTCAATTCCTAGAGACATTGAAAGGGCTATCCGTCATCCGTACGTTCGGGTGGGAAAGCAGGCTTCACCACCTTTTCGAGGAAAACATGAATTATTCCCAAAGACCATTTTATATGCTTCTCAGCGTGCAACAATGGCTTACCATAGTTCTAGATTTAGTTCTAGCTGGGATGGCAGTTATTCTTGTTGCCATAACAACCTCACTTAGAGATAAGTTCACCCCCGGAGAAGTAGGTGTGGCACTTAATCTTGTCTTGACTTTCAATCAATCTCTGGTCCAGACAATTAATTCCTGGACCCAACTGGAGATCTCTATTGGCGCTGTTTCTCGCGTGCAGCAGTTTGCCAAAACACCATCCGAGCGTCGCACCTCGGCAGCAAACGCAGCAGCCAGTCATGGATGGCCTCGTGAGGGTACGGTGGTGTTTGATCGTGTGACTGCAGGCTATGG CCCTAGCAATCCCCCAGTGCTCAGAAATGTGAGTTTGAATATCAAGGCAGGACAAAAGATAGCAATTTGTGGTGCTTCAGGCAGCGGCAAGACATCGCTATTTATGGCCATTCTTCAGATGATAGACATCCAATGTGGCTCGATTTTGGTCGATGGAACATGCCTCAGTGACTTGGACCCAGAGGTGGTTCGGAGCCGTGTCAACGTGATACCCCAGGAACCCTTCTTTCTGCCCGAAACAGTTCGATATAATCTAGATCCGCATGCCAAAGTAACGGATGATAGACTTGAACTTGCGATTCAGAAGGTCGGACTTTGGGACCGAGTGAGTGGCAATGGTGGTCTAAACATGCAGTTGAACCCAAGCACCTGGTCTTCAGGTGAAAGGCAATTACTGGCTCTGGCTAGAGCTCTGGTCCGGGATAGCCCGCTTCTGCTTTTGGATGAAGCGGCAAGTAG TGTTGATGACACCACTGCAACCTTCACACAGCAGATCATCGAGGAGGAATTCCGGGACCATACCATTCTTGCTATTTTACACAGGTTTGCCTGCATCGAGCGCTACGATTATATAGTTGTTCTGGAGAGGGGAGAGGTCGTCGAGTTCGACTCACCTACTGTGTTGCTTGGGAGGGATTCAAAATTTAGGACGCTTTACACTGcaatggagaaggaggactAA
- a CDS encoding isoflavone reductase family protein, with translation MTIKVIVVGAGGNLGHHIVSALDDDHRFTVTILARASSKSKFPSHITVHRVDDYYPELEVVEAFKGQDVVISTVTTGAIQRQKTLIDAALKAGVGRFIPSEFGHDTRNGNASKMLPQMYQQKREVVEYLRAKQNDGLEWTAFVTGPFLEVAIENFLGFNLSQQHATILNEGSDRWSATTRATVGLAVKNSLLIPEKTSNRYLFIDTVTASQNDVLLALRKMTGTEWGVDYVDAEEQKRVAIEHLSKGRLIGIPMLMRYITCVRGYGGDYLDYETSANEILSLPVRNVDEVIASILKG, from the exons ATGACTATCAAAGTGATTGTTGTTGGCGCCGGTGGAAACCTCGGCCATCACATCGTCTCTGCCCTTGACGATGACCATCGCTTTACGGTTACTATTCTAGCCCGAGCTTCATCCAAATCCAAATTCCCTTCCCATATTACTGTGCACCGCGTGGACGACTATTATCCCGAGCTGGAAGTAGTTGAAGCATTCAAAGGCCAGGACGTTGTCATCTCAACTGTGACCACGGGAGCCATTCAGCGACAGAAAACGCTTATCGATGCAGCACTAAAGGCAGGTGTTGGACGTTTCATTCCTTCGGAATTTGGCCATGACACTCGCAATGGCAACGCCTCGAAGATGTTACCCCAAATGTACCAACAAAAGAGGGAGGTTGTGGAGTACCTGCGAGCGAAGCAGAACGACGGGCTTGAATGGACAGCATTCGTGACAGGGCCGTTCCTTGAAGT GGCAATCGAGAATTTCCTGGGCTTCAACCTCAGCCAGCAACACGCCACCATCCTCAATGAAGGATCGGATCGCTGGTCAGCCACTACTCGTGCCACCGTCGGTCTAGCGGTCAAGAACTCCCTGTTAATTCCTGAGAAGACCTCAAACAGATACCTATTCATTGATACAGTGACAGCTTCCCAAAATGATGTACTTCTGGCCTTGCGGAAGATGACCGGTACAGAATGGGGCGTGGACTATGTGGATGCGGAGGAGCAGAAACGTGTTGCAATCGAGCACCTATCCAAAGGGCGCCTCATTGGCATTCCAATGTTGATGAGGTACATCACTTGTGTTCGTGGCTATGGCGGAGATTATCTAGATTATGAAACAAGTGCGAACGAGATACTTTCCCTGCCCGTCAGGAACGTGGATGAGGTTATAGCTAGTATTCTGAAAGGTTGA
- a CDS encoding putative MFS multidrug transporter, giving the protein MASPELASHHSDPSDGEGAPFLPGVDDESPESLNSDIPFQKHSNHGLIIKLFVIYLAIGMGGPMIQSPLTRIVESIACRNYWNAHDPSQLPGPEQISEGMCKIPEVQREVTTIIGYREFFNAFLTSTFALPYGLLADRYGRKLAIRLASVGFVFNSVLSFAPIWLPNIFPLRTMWFGAVGWVLGGGPVLLFALFWSMIADATADSERDTVILRFGIATVSAGFLANVTSSFVMKFDSRVPLMTGCGLLFAGLLVANLLPETLRKKSPETTISADTSVSLTSLFFRIKKTIWSYRFICYNYPVAVILPAFFVTQLAGGSAFLVQYISIRFHRTIADATLLVALQHAFTIPVLFFILPQISERLRAYISRLQSDLLLARISVMLLALGLFGIGLSSSINTLIPSLLLHAGGAGFVLIARGLITGLARREETARLYTLIEATQSIGEVTASLYITNSLNWGLGRGGLWIGLPWLIVSFLLALIALVLGILRLPPRSENASSGSTH; this is encoded by the exons ATGGCTTCCCCTGAACTGGCCTCTCATCACAGTGATCCCTCGGATGGCGAAGGTGCTCCATTCCTACCAGGAGTAGATGATGAAAGTCCAGAATCACTGAATTCAGATATACCTTTCCAGAAGCATTCCAACCACGGATTGATTATCAAGCTATTCGTGATATACCTAGCCATTGGCATGGGCGGCCCAATGATTCAAAGTCCACTGACGAGAATCGTAGAGTCTATCGCTTGTCGAAATTACTGGAATGCTCATGACCCAAGTCAGCTACCGGGTCCAGAACAGATCTCGGAGGGAATGTGCAAGATTCCCGAAGTGCAAAGAGAGGTAACCACTATCATTGGGTATAGGGAGTTTTTTAATGCTTTCCTGA CTTCGACCTTCGCCCTTCCGTATGGCTTGCTGGCCGATCGTTATGGACGCAAGCTGGCTATCCGCCTGGCTAGTGTCGGGTTCGTGTTCAACTCGGTTTTGTCGTTCGCTCCAATATGGCTTCCAAATATCTTTCCACTGCGTACGATGTGGTTTGGTGCCGTAGGCTGGGTGTTAGGTGGTGGTCCGGTTCTTTTATTCGCCCTTTTCTGGTCCATGATAGCCGATGCGACGGCTGATTCCGAACGAGACACAGTAATCCTTCGCTTTGGGATCGCCACTGTCTCGGCAGGCTTTCTTGCTAACGTTACCAGCTCATTTGTCATGAAATTTGATTCTCGAGTCCCACTCATGACTGGCTGTGGACTGCTTTTCGCCGGGCTACTCGTCGCGAACCTTCTGCCAGAGACATTGAGGAAGAAGTCTCCGGAGACAACCATCTCAGCGGACACCTCCGTCTCTCTGACTTCGCTCTTTTTTAGAATCAAGAAGACGATTTGGTCATATCGATTCATCTGCTACAATTACCCAGTGGCAGTAATTCTGCCGGCATTCTTCGTAACCCAACTGGCCGGTGGCTCTGCATTCTTAGTTCAATACATCTCCATACGTTTCCATAGGACTATTGCAGATGCTACTCTCCTCGTGGCGCTTCAACATGCGTTCACAATTCcggttttgtttttcattCTGCCCCAGATATCCGAAAGACTTCGCGCATATATATCAAGATTGCAATCAGACCTCCTGCTAGCACGAATCAGTGTCATGCTCCTCGCCCTTGGACTGTTCGGGATTGGTCTttcatcctccatcaacACTTTGATACCGAGTCTGCTTCTACACGCAGGTGGGGCAGGCTTTGTCCTTATAGCTAGAGGGCTAATTACAGGTCTGGCTAGAAGAGAGGAGACTGCACGTCTCTATACCCTCATCGAGGCAACGCAATCTATAGGCGAAGTGACGGCAAGTCTGTATATTACCAATAGTTTGAACTGGGGACTGGGGAGAGGAGGACTTTGGATTGGGTTGCCCTGGCTGATAGTTAGTTTCTTATTGGCCTTGATAGCACTGGTACTGGGGATTCTGAGACTGCCTCCGCGATCGGAAAACGCCTCCAGTGGTAGCACGCATTGA